One genomic segment of Ancylobacter sp. IITR112 includes these proteins:
- a CDS encoding carboxylate-amine ligase encodes MSVANSKAATEEYRIGIEEEYFVVEGETKNPLRRVPPAFMPKLRAALGPAASGEVLHAQIEVMTRPHRSAAEVRQELHGLRRSLAEVSAGFDLAFIAAGTHPTASWQGGKRGPTQRYDGLMHDLQMLGERNMLCGMHVHVELPDADQRIDVMRRILPYLPVFVALSTSSPFWESKRTGLMGYRLAAYDELPRTGLPELFESAKDYQDYIDALVAARAIRDSSYVWWTIRPSEKHPTLELRAPDSCTRVEDSVAIAALYRALVRHLVRNPRLNAGIDPVERAIAAENKWRAQRYGVHGSFVDRRAREAVPVAQAVEELIDQLTDDAEALGGRAELEHLRTIVRGGTSADIQIAVYQEAAHRTGNRAEGLKAVNTWLTHASAQ; translated from the coding sequence ATGTCTGTCGCCAATTCCAAGGCCGCTACGGAAGAATACCGCATCGGCATCGAGGAAGAGTATTTCGTCGTCGAGGGCGAGACCAAGAACCCGCTTCGGCGCGTTCCACCCGCCTTCATGCCGAAGTTGCGGGCCGCGCTGGGGCCGGCCGCGTCGGGCGAAGTGCTGCACGCGCAGATCGAGGTGATGACCCGTCCGCACCGCAGCGCTGCCGAGGTGCGGCAGGAACTGCACGGGCTGCGCCGCAGCCTCGCCGAGGTCAGCGCCGGCTTCGACCTTGCCTTCATCGCCGCCGGCACCCACCCCACCGCCAGTTGGCAGGGCGGCAAGCGCGGGCCGACCCAGCGCTATGACGGGCTGATGCACGATCTGCAGATGCTCGGCGAGCGCAACATGCTGTGCGGCATGCATGTGCATGTGGAACTGCCCGATGCCGACCAGCGCATCGACGTGATGCGCCGCATCCTGCCCTATCTCCCGGTTTTCGTGGCGCTGTCGACCTCCTCGCCTTTCTGGGAATCCAAGCGCACCGGGCTGATGGGCTACCGCCTCGCCGCCTATGATGAACTGCCGCGCACCGGCCTGCCGGAGCTGTTCGAAAGCGCGAAGGACTACCAGGACTATATCGACGCGCTGGTGGCGGCGCGGGCGATCCGCGATTCGAGCTATGTCTGGTGGACCATCCGCCCCTCGGAAAAGCACCCGACGCTGGAACTTCGCGCTCCCGACAGTTGCACACGGGTGGAGGATTCGGTCGCCATCGCCGCGCTTTACCGCGCGCTGGTGCGCCATCTCGTGCGCAATCCACGGCTCAATGCCGGCATCGACCCGGTCGAGCGCGCCATTGCGGCGGAGAATAAATGGCGTGCGCAGCGCTATGGCGTGCATGGCAGCTTCGTCGACCGCCGCGCCCGCGAGGCGGTGCCGGTGGCGCAGGCGGTGGAAGAACTGATCGACCAGCTCACCGATGACGCCGAGGCGCTGGGCGGGCGGGCGGAGCTGGAGCATCTGCGCACCATCGTCCGCGGCGGCACCAGCGCCGACATCCAGATCGCGGTCTATCAGGAAGCGGCGCACCGCACCGGCAATCGGGCGGAAGGGCTGAAGGCGGTGAACACCTGGCTCACCCACGCCTCGGCTCAATAG
- a CDS encoding glutamate--cysteine ligase → MARDQIDTQPIASRDELVAWFEAGCKAPTKFRIGTEHEKFPFTLKGHEPVPYEGANGIRALLEGMQALNCWEPIMEGETLIGLADTVGGGAISLEPGGQFELSGAPLITIHETCAEVNGHLDQVREVATPLGFGFLGLGMSPKWTLAETPVMPKGRYKIMSAYMPKVGTRGLDMMYRTCTVQVNLDFASEADMVKKLRVGLALQPVATALFANSPFTEGKPNGFLSYRSEIWRDTDNDRAGMLPFAFEDGMGFERYVDYALDVPMYFIKRGDRYIDVAGSSFRDLLAGRHPAVPGESATVSDWANHLSTIFPEVRLKRYLEMRGADGGPWRNLCALPALWTGLYYDTTSLDAAWDLAKGWSEEERQKLRDDVPRLGFKAEIAGRSLLDVAREVVDIARAGLQRRDYRDSQGRDESRFLAPLDASLKAGKTPADLLLERYEGAWNRSVEPVFDEDAY, encoded by the coding sequence ATGGCGCGAGACCAGATCGACACGCAGCCCATCGCCAGCCGGGACGAACTCGTCGCGTGGTTCGAGGCGGGCTGCAAGGCGCCGACGAAATTCCGCATCGGTACCGAGCATGAGAAATTCCCCTTCACCCTGAAGGGCCACGAGCCGGTGCCCTATGAAGGCGCGAACGGCATCCGCGCCCTGCTGGAAGGCATGCAGGCGCTGAACTGCTGGGAGCCGATCATGGAAGGCGAGACCCTTATCGGCCTCGCCGACACGGTGGGGGGCGGGGCGATCTCGCTGGAGCCGGGCGGGCAGTTCGAACTGTCAGGCGCGCCGCTCATCACCATCCACGAGACCTGCGCCGAGGTGAACGGCCATCTCGACCAGGTGCGCGAAGTGGCGACGCCGCTCGGCTTCGGCTTTCTCGGCCTCGGCATGAGCCCGAAATGGACGCTGGCGGAAACGCCTGTTATGCCCAAGGGCCGCTACAAGATCATGTCCGCCTATATGCCGAAGGTCGGCACGCGCGGGCTCGACATGATGTACCGCACCTGCACCGTGCAGGTGAATCTCGACTTCGCCTCCGAAGCCGACATGGTGAAGAAGCTGCGCGTCGGCCTCGCCTTGCAGCCGGTGGCCACCGCCCTCTTCGCCAATTCGCCCTTCACGGAGGGCAAGCCGAACGGCTTCCTGTCCTACCGCTCGGAAATCTGGCGCGACACCGACAATGACCGCGCCGGCATGCTGCCCTTCGCCTTCGAGGACGGCATGGGCTTCGAGCGTTATGTCGACTACGCGCTCGACGTGCCGATGTATTTCATCAAGCGCGGCGACCGCTATATTGATGTCGCCGGCTCGTCCTTCCGCGATCTGCTCGCCGGCCGCCACCCGGCGGTGCCGGGCGAGAGCGCGACCGTTTCCGACTGGGCCAACCACCTCTCCACCATTTTCCCGGAAGTGCGGCTGAAGCGTTACCTCGAAATGCGCGGCGCCGATGGCGGGCCATGGCGCAATCTGTGCGCCCTGCCGGCGCTGTGGACTGGCCTTTATTACGACACGACGAGCCTCGACGCCGCCTGGGATCTCGCCAAAGGCTGGAGCGAGGAGGAGCGGCAGAAGCTGCGCGACGATGTGCCCCGGCTGGGCTTCAAGGCGGAAATCGCCGGTCGCTCCCTGCTGGACGTGGCGCGTGAGGTGGTGGACATCGCCCGCGCCGGCCTTCAGCGCCGCGACTATCGCGACAGCCAGGGCCGCGACGAGAGTCGCTTCCTCGCTCCGCTCGATGCCAGCCTCAAAGCCGGGAAGACCCCGGCCGATCTGCTGCTGGAGCGCTATGAGGGCGCGTGGAACCGCTCGGTCGAGCCGGTATTCGACGAGGATGCCTATTGA
- a CDS encoding 16S rRNA (uracil(1498)-N(3))-methyltransferase gives MTRTPADSTAEPYDFRAQRLFVEEPLAEGAQLRLDRDRAHYVADVIRLEVGGHLHLFNGRDGEWRAVREAGGRREVLLRCEAQLRRQSAPPDLDYVFAPLKHARLDYMVQKAVEMGAGRLVPVMTRRTQATRVNTERMRANVIEAAEQCGILSLPDVLEPVALPRWLAGLAPARRLVFCDEAAPQADPLAPLRAAVAGPLAVLIGPEGGFAEEERRLLLAHPGALVLSLGPRILRADTAAVAALALVEAARQATQA, from the coding sequence ATGACCCGCACCCCCGCCGATTCCACCGCCGAGCCCTATGATTTCCGCGCCCAGCGGCTGTTTGTCGAAGAGCCGCTGGCCGAGGGCGCGCAGCTTCGCCTCGACCGCGACCGGGCGCATTATGTCGCCGATGTCATCCGGCTGGAGGTGGGCGGACACCTGCACCTGTTCAACGGCCGCGATGGCGAGTGGCGCGCGGTGCGCGAGGCGGGCGGGCGGCGCGAGGTGCTGCTGCGCTGCGAGGCGCAGCTACGGCGCCAGTCGGCCCCGCCCGATCTCGATTACGTCTTCGCCCCGCTCAAGCATGCACGGCTCGACTATATGGTGCAGAAGGCGGTGGAGATGGGGGCGGGCCGGCTGGTGCCGGTGATGACCCGGCGCACGCAGGCGACGCGCGTGAACACCGAGCGCATGCGCGCCAATGTCATCGAGGCCGCCGAGCAGTGCGGCATCCTCTCCCTGCCGGACGTGCTCGAACCCGTCGCCCTGCCGCGCTGGCTGGCCGGGCTGGCGCCCGCCCGCCGGCTGGTGTTCTGCGACGAGGCCGCGCCGCAGGCCGATCCGCTGGCGCCGCTGCGGGCGGCGGTGGCCGGCCCGCTCGCGGTGCTGATCGGCCCCGAAGGCGGCTTTGCCGAGGAGGAGCGGCGCCTGCTCCTCGCCCATCCCGGCGCCCTCGTGCTCTCACTCGGCCCGCGCATCCTGCGCGCGGACACGGCGGCGGTGGCGGCTCTCGCCCTGGTGGAAGCCGCCCGCCAGGCAACTCAGGCATAA